The Trichoderma breve strain T069 chromosome 2, whole genome shotgun sequence DNA segment CGACTGCAAAAGCGCAGCTTCGGGACGCCAGAAGCGCTGGTTAGCGAGCAACAGGCGAGtcagccagcagctgcaccCACTCGGGCAGGGTTTGGACAGCAAAACAGCCAGTAAGTCCGCAGCACCCCCAGTCTTTCTGTGCCTGTTCCTCTTAGCCTTATGCTGCTTAATATCGAGTCCAGTTGGCTTGATCTGTTCAGttctgctttgctttgctctgctttgctcTGTTCCCGTCCTGCatttgcattgcatttgatttgatttgacTGCATCTCTCATCTAGCAAGCTGCTCTTCTGTTTCTCTCCACGCGAATCATCATCTCGCAAGACTTCTTTTTTGGCACTGCACTTGTTTTATTCCTTCATTCATACGTTTATCCACTCAATTCccctctgcatctgcatctgcatctcctcccccctctcctcttctctcttctcctctcctcttccaccgtgtccttctccatctctctccgtctctctcgcCAGTCGTGGACTCTCTCGGCGGCCGCGCGGTTTTCGCGAACCCGCCCCGACCGTACGAGTCAACAACCACAATGGCTAATCGGAAAACACAGCGCGAAATCAGCAACCTCGCCGAGGACCTCGGCCCCTACTACAGCCAGCCGGGCCGCCGCGACATGTCGCAACGAAATCGGAGCGGCCGTGGCTCCAACCGCAACAATGGGGGAGCTCACGGCGAGGAGGTCCAGATATGGGACGAGGCCAAAGCATCGTTCAACGAcctcatcaacggcatcaaTTCCGACAACGACAACCTGGGCCAGCTGGTCAACATGGACAAGCAGGCCGGCACGATGGACTCGGACAGCGTACCCACCGACACTATGAAgcagatggaggagctgtgCCGATCCGGCGTCAAGAAATCCGAAGACaacatcaccgccgccaagaACCTCATGGAGCGTCTCAAAGTGATAAGAGCAGTTGTCGTGGCCAAGGAGCAGGCGGAGGCACCACCCACCGGGCCATCTAAGAGATCCACCACCAGGACCGAcagtgctgctgcggccGCCGCCTCTCTCTACGAATTCAACGAACCAGGCGACTCCCCGGTGCCCAGCCCCATGGTGGGCTCGTCTCGAAAGCATGGTGAGCGGAGCAGCACCATTGATAGAAACAGCATTCCACCCAAGGCGGATAGTGTCGAACCCCCGGGGTCTACGAGCGGTGCTGCGGGGAGCTCGACCAACAAATCCAAaattctcttctccaagggCGACGAGGTAGCATTTAAGCCCAAGGCTGTCAATGGCGAACAGACTTCAGACTGGATACTGGGCGAGGTGGCACAGGTGCTGGGGGAGGGCAAGAGTCGGCGGTACAAGGTTATCGACATTGAGCCGGACGATCAGAGCAAGCAAAAGGAGTACCGCTCTAGCGCCAGCAGCATGATTCCCATCACACCAGAAAGCCAGGCCAGCTCGCTCAAGGATTACGAAGCCGGCCATGTGGTCCTCGCCCTTTATCCTCAGACGACGACTTTTTACAAGGCCGAGGTTCATAGCATGACATCGACGGGCAAGGTTGATCTCAAGTTTGAGGGCGAAAACGATTCAACGACGCTACAGCAGGTGGAGCGAAGATATGTCATCGAGTACAGGGTCTAATTACCGTCCGGCCCAACTCTTGACAACCGCAATTCCAATTGGAGGGgggttctttttctttttctttttcctgtTAATGGTCCGTTTCTTGAGAGTTCATGATTTATCATGTCTGATACCAGGATGTGGAGTTTTTTTGGGCAACAGGCCTTTGTATGAGTATGTGTTTTACTTGATTTATCCAGACAAGAGAGCGGCAACGCTCCGTACGGTGTTCGGGTTTTCTTTGAACAGAACAAAAAATGAGGTCTTTACGGATGGCTTAGAACGGACAGGGGTGGAGTTTTGGTGTCAGAAGCAGGACTACAGTatctgcttctttctttctttgtttctctaGTCTATTGTGCAACCATTATGAATCCAAAGATGCTCGTGGAGCAGAGATGCTTCACTTGCTTTTTTCCAGACTATATACACTTCACTGCCTACTATGTGCTTCTCCCTTCTTGACATATACACAAGAAAAAAGTTATGGATGAGGCCAAGCGGCTCTCAAGTTCGAGCCCAAATCGTCTCCTTTACTGGATCTGCTTAATGTACTGAGGACCCTGGCCGCTCTGGCCAAATGCACTGGAGCTGATTGTGCCGTGGAAGTTGGTATCGAGAGAGCCGTCGTCTGCCTTTCGAGAGATGGCAGCCACACCAAGAGCACCATCTTGGTTCGTAACGAACAGCGAGCTGCCGtcgttgctgatgctgaacATTCTCGGTCCAGTGCCTCCTGAGGAGACTGAGTTGATCCAAAGGAGCCTCAGGTTGCCGGCACCGTTGTCGATGATCTTGACGTGGGCGATGTTATCCGTTGCTTGGCCAGTCAGGCGGTTCGACAGGTACAGGTCTTTGTTATCGGGGGAGAGCACAAGCTCACCGGCACCGGCACCGGCGGGCGCGTTGGTGTTGGGACCAAAGGTGTTGAGGACCTGGGTGGTTTCGAAAGTCATGCCCCTGCCGTCGTCGGTGTAGGTGACTTTGTAGGCGATGACGACGTTGCCCATCTCGCAGAGCAGGAAGTAGTGGGTTGCCTGGGCGGCAccaaaggggaagaagacgcCGTGACGCGGACCGGCGCCAGCGGGCACAACGGGGAAGCGGTTGACGATGTTGAAGGCGTCGTTTTGAGAGTCAATGACTAGGATAGAGTCGGTGCCGAGATCATTGGCTACAAAGAAGCGGCCCGTGGGGTCGTTGACGGTCtggtgagggtgaggagcATCCTGGCGGTCCGGGTTAGGGCCGAGAGGGCCGGTGGACTGGATGGACTTGATGAGAGTGAGGCCGCCGTTCTCAATGTTCCAGACGTCGATCTTGCCGGAGCCGTAGCCGGCGCCGAGCATGCGGGTGTTTGCCTTGTTGACCTCGAGGTGGACGACGCCGCCGGAGCCTTGCTTGTTGGTGACCTGCTTGATGGCGTTGCCGTTGACGTCGATGTTGTAGAGGAAGGTGTTTGAGGCGATGTCGTTGACGGCGTAGAGGGAGCTGGGGGGCACGTAGGCGAGCCACGAGGGGTCGGTGTTGCGGAAAGACGAGTTGACGGTGGTCGTGAACTTTGTGCCGTCGTATGAGGCGAGGTAGATGTGGCCGGAGTTGGCGTAGACGActttggcggaggaggcggctTCAGAGGTGGGAGCTGCGAGGGCAGGGGAGGCAGCGAGAGCCGCAGAGAGGGTGGATGAGAACTTCATGTTTATGGAAGTTGTCTTTTAGAGATTGAAAGTGAGAGAATGAGTTTAGAGAGAAACGATGGGATAGATACAGCTCGAGTAACAAGACTttataagaaaaaaaaattggtcTCTGATTCATCTCGTATCGACTCATTCATGCTGTCAAAGACAACTTATAACCTGCCATGTCCGGACTGGTGTAGCTTTTTCGTCATCGGGCTGATGCCCGCCAAGATGTTTCAAAAGGCCGAGTTATGCTTACTTTGGGCTTTGGACTTGCGATCTGCAGCAGGGCGGCGTCCGAGAAGGTTCCATTGaccgctgccgctggtggCCGCTTCGGCACTACTGTACTCTATGTGAGATGGTAAGGTGTGAGTTGCCGGATGGGGCAGGTGTTGGGGGTTTGAAGGTGGGAGTAGAGCCGAGTTTGAGTTTAAAAGAAGGTTGGAGGATTAGAGCGTAGTTtaaaaagggaaaatggaTGTTGCTCTCGTATGTACGTGGGGGGTGTTTGGGGGGTTGAGTTGGGGTTGATTGGATTGAGTTGAATTTGAGTTGGTTGAGCTGGGATTGGATGGAGTCTGTGTGGGATTGAGTTGTCAACCGagtctttttgttctttgtttttaGTAGTAGGGTAGGTTGAGTGagtggtggtgttgtggTGGTTGAAGCGCTGGATTTTACTTGTTTGGGTTAAAAATGTCTTTGTATTCGAATTGACAATTGAATGATTTGATTGGGTCTATTTACATAAATAGCGTGAAAATAAAAGAGATGGAATGACATTGTTGTTGAGGCTTTTGATCTTCAACTCGGACCTCGTATTGAATCAATTCAATGTTGTTTATaagctgcagctgttttGACGGCACCTACCAATCGAGGCTAATGCAGCCCATTATTTGTCGTGACAACTGCAGGCAGAACAGGCTAACCTTTAAAGCTTGGCGACAATGCTAATGCTAATTTTGACTGATGTGTTAATCCATGTGGCTGCTAATATTAGCCAATGCCCGCCCATCTTCATGCTCATAATGAGTTTTTGGCCTAATAAATAGCTCCAATGTCCCCTTTAGCCCGACATTGACGAATTTGGATCCCCAGAAATCATCAATTTGATCTTGCTGGCTGTGCTCGTACCGGTACTTTGCCATGGCCCGTCCAAAACAGCGACGAGCGGAGATTATCAGGCGGTTACCCCTGAAAATTGGCTGCAGCCCAGCTCCACTGCCGTCATTGGCCATTCCCCTAGCGGCGGGGGGAAGCTGCTAATAATgagcctgtgcctgtacctgtactttaCTGGGTTAGGCAGTGGGAATGGGCTCCCCTCAAGCCCTGTAGATAGCAGCTGGAGGGAAATGGATGCGCTGTGATGAAATGCATTCAATGCGCACTTACAAAGATTTGATTGCCCGTGCAGGCCCCTCTGCCGActacagtacaggtactcgtacatcaaCCACTTATTAGCGAGAAAAGAGGACACCTCATCTGTGCTGTGCTAAGCTAAATCCCCCCCAGCGTCCTGTAGATTCAGTCCAAGTTCGCTGTACCGGTACCTGAACCAGCACCCGCATCTGTccctgtacctgtacctgtgacctgcagcagcaacacccgCCCCGAAATCCACACGTGCGCGTCGCATCGcatttgcttcttcctcgtcccTCCTTTGCCCCAAAATCGCCAGCACAGCACAACGAGAAACGCTcagactttttttctttctcggaTCGCCCTTGGCATCGCACTGCCGCCTTGACgtctttttcctcttgtccccgctctctctccctctctcctcttcattcccttcttccatcttcattctcttttgTCGAAACTTGTCCAACTCTTGCGGGCCTtcgttcatcttcttcccacgATCCCCGTCTGTCCACGTTCCTTTTTCGGTTTTCGCGCGCGTTTTCGCCCTCGCAGACCTTCTTCCGTTCCTCGACGATACGTTTTTGGGCCCTTTTGCGCTTTGTTGCAATCGGATAAATAGTGGTCGCATTCTTCTCGGCTTTAGGAGCTCGAGTGTCACGTTTTTGGTACGTTTGAGCTGACACGCTGCCAGTATTGGGTCCTCTCGCGCTTCTCTCTATGCGCTGTCTCtacgtctctctctctgcagcTTTTGTCTGTTTTGTGATTTCTGCAGGAGAACGAGGTGGGGGAAGTAAAATGAGGCTtggctgcattgcattgaaAACGCGTTTGCGTTGAATCTTTTCTGTCTGACCCTTTTGCTAACCTCCCTGCGTCCAGATTCCGTTTCATTCGACCTGACCTTTTTTTGCGACGCTGCAAAGCCcctccctcctttttttatCATCTCCCGCGACAacctccttttcctctcccgcCATCGAAACAATTAAAGAACCGCTCCAACAAAATCGAATCGTCAGGAAATAACCGATACCGCAATCATGGGTGGCCAACTTTCCAAGGTTATGAGCAAGATCTTCGGATCCAAGGAGATGCGACTGCTGATGCTGGGTCTTGACGCCGCTGGTAAAACAACAATCCTGTACAAGCTCAAGCTCGGCCAGGACGTCACCACCATCCCCACCGTCGGCTTCAACGTCGAGACCGTCACCTACAAGAACGTCAAGTTCAACGTCTGGGATGTCGGTGGCCAGGACAAGATCCGTCCTCTGTGGAGGCACTACTTCAGCGGTATGGGCTGCACAACTCACGGCGtcttccttttccagctGACTGAGCGCTAATGTTCTTTTTCCAATCCAGGTACCCAAGgtctcatcttcgtcattgaCTCTTCCGACCGCGCCCGTATGGATGAAGCCCGACAGGAATTACATCGCATCATCAACGACCGAGAAATGAAGGACAGCCTGCTCCTGGTGTTTGCTAACAAGCAGGATCTCAAAGAAGGTGAGtcattcttctccttttctcttttttctcctcgcTATTACACGTTTTTTGAATGCTAACGTCCACAACAGCCATGTCACCCCAAGAAGTCACCgaggctctccagctctccaagctcaaggacaaggtcTGGTACGTCGTGCCCAGCTGTGCCACGACCGGCGAAGGTCTGCTCGAGGGTCTGGCCTGGCTCTCCAACAACGTCAAGGCCCCCGCCGCCCCCGTCAAGAAATAAAATCGATGATACACCTTTGTCCTTTTGGTTTCGCGAAAAACTACGACGCTTAATGGAAATCTTTTCAATGATGCATACAAACTAAAACACCCCTTGGTCCCCGCTTACGGATCTCCCGCCCAACCCATTAATATTTTTTGTGTCGGGACTTGCACCCCAGTCTCGACGGCGCCGTCTTTTCGTCTCATCTGACAGCCATGCTCCAATTGTCTCGACTAGACGCGCTTTTACCGTCGCTGTATCTTTGTGTTTTTGTCAGGGGAGGAAAGAGATTGATAGGATttggagacggagaggaggtataaggagaagaggatatcgaaggaagagaagaggtgATGGAACCGTTGCTGCTGTATACCATGTCTTGTTGCGGGAGGGACAAAACTGTCTGTGCTTTTCTAACGTGGTACTTTATTTGTGTGAGAGACTGTTtgtgtctctcttttttttttttttaattgtCTCGTCAGCTTCGTCTTATTTTGAAGCGCATATCTTAGcattttttttgttcctctTATAACGCAAAACGCCTTTTTTAGTTAACGTTGAAATACCCCGTGcttccttttatttttcttgcatcttcttcctaCGAGagtgaaagagagaaagagaggataGCAGCACAAGATGGGGCGAAAAAAGTtggtggaagaaaaagaaaaggttgCGGGATAAGGGGGAACTTTTTGGAGCGAATGGGAGGAGGGATGTTGAATGGAGGGAACATACTATGGCTAGtcgaactttttttttgtcgtATACACACTTAATGTAGGAGAACTTTTTGATCCATCTACTGTTGTATCCTGTTTTTCGTTAGTGAGTGGTTTCTTTCGGAGTGGAGGGCATATCTGAGATGTGCGGCTCGTTCGTTTAATCTTAATTTATTTCCTTGAGTCAAAAAGGTTTATAATCTTGAGTGGATGGATTAATCCACATGCCCTATTTAACACTGAACACAATATACCGATCTATAATAATAGAAACATGCCATTCGCCTTGTCAACGCCGTGGTTCGCCGTCAGTCTGTTTGATTCATTCCTTGAGTCGTGAAATGTCCTCCGTTGCGCCGTCCCCTTACAATGATGAAACGCCGTAGGAAAACCCCAATGTTTCTAACCTCGTGATGCTTGCTCTATACATACTCGCTCTCGCCCCAAAGCAATCATTCATAGCTAGCTTGTAATTATTGTTTTTTCATGAGTTGGGAATATCAACTCCCAAAAGTTAAAGAAACCGTTCTGAATCCAATCAAAAAAGGACCGATCCAGAatgtagaaaaaaaatcactCCTTCATGCGCTTGGCCGGCCGCAATAACGTGTCATCCGGAAGCCCGCTACGCTTGGTACCCGGCAGACTGCTGGTGCGAATGTCGTTGTCGTCCTGGCTGACGCGACGGTGCGGATACTCGACCTTGACGCCCTCGAAGCAGTTTGCGCTGACGCGGTCGCCCGAGCTGAAAAAGACCGACTGCAGTGCCTGCGCGGCGGTGAGGCGCTTTTCCGGGTCGTACTCGAGGAGGCCTGCGAGGAGCTTGTAGCCTTCGGCGCCGAGGGACTGGAGCGCGGGCTGGCCGTTGGGGCCTGAGGCGGCAGATCCGGCACCcgagttgttgttgatggtgcTGTAGTACCACTTCTCGAGACTCGACGTGGTCGCGTAGCCGCGGCTGGGAGGGTTCTGGTGGTGGctgtgatggtggtggctaTGCGTGCTGTGCTGCATCGCCGACAGGGTGTTGAGCTGGATGTACTCGGGCATAGCTGGGAGCAGTGGCCACCGTTCTTTAGTCGGCATGCCCATGATCTCGGCAATCTTGTGCATCTGGTTTCTCTGGAAGGGAACCGTCTTCTTGctgtccatcttggcttcCTCCCCCTTGAATATCGGCCGTAAAGACAACAGTTCAGCGAAAATGCACCCCACAGCCCACATGTCGATAGCAGGAGTGTAGTGGTACGAGCCCAGGATGAGCTCCGGTGCACGATACCATATCGTCACGACAACCTTATCACCACTAAAGAGGGAATGTAACGGTTTGTCGAAGCGGCGAGCCAGACCCAAGTCTCCAATCTTGACTTCTCCACCAGACGTGACCATGATGTTGGCGGGCTTGAGATCGCGGTGCAAGACCCAGTTGGTGTGAAGATACTGGCAGCCGTTGAGGAGCTGAAACATGATGCTTTTGACCGTGGCTGGAGGTATTGGGTGACGTGGCTGCTGGGTGTGGTGATGAATAATCTGCAACAGGTCGTGTTCGGCGTATTCAAACACCATAAAGATGCACTTGTCCTCTAGAATAATCTCCACGAGCCGGATGACGTTGGAGTGGCGAAGCTCGCTGCAGAGGCTCATCTCGCGGATGGCGCTCTGAGAGATGCCCGTGTAGCTGACCTGCTCGCCCTCCTTATCCGGCTTGAACTTTTTGATAGCTACTTCGATCGGAGCCgggccagagccagaggTGGGCGTGAGGCCACTGGACGTCCGGACGACGGCAATGCCTTCGCCattgctggctctgctgaCGGCTTTGTAGACACGCCCGTAGGTGCCACTGCTGATGAACCCAATAATGCGGTATCGCTCCGTTACACGTGCCTTGGGCTGGTAGCCAGCCGACTGGTCGCGACCATCTGTATATAGGCGGTGAgcagacgaagacgaggacgaagacgatgcgAACAAGTGAtgcgatgacgacgagtgAGGATAGCCTGGCCTCAGCCTTAGAGGCATGGCTGGGGGATGATGCGATGCTGGGAGAAGTGAGGGCTACTCAGGATGTGTGGTGTGAGATTGCGGGTGagtgagagaggagagaagagagtgaagAATGGGGAactgagactgagactgagactgAGACTAAGCGCGCGTGGTGTGTGTGGTGATGTGTTACATGTACAAAAGGCATGTGTGTGGGTAAGCggatgagatggaggttAATGCGAGCTTAGATGGATGGCTGGGTAAAAAAGAATAGCCTTGCAAGATGAGCCAGATCGGGTATCGTGTAATATAAACCCACGCGGGTCTTGGCACGGGTCAGATTATCTGACTAGCTGGCAATGAGAAATAAATGGGTATTGAATGGGGACGGGGGGCGACTTCAATACGCCCCGGGAATATCAGAGAGTGACAGTGAGAGTGGGAGTGAGAGTGAAAGACTTCAAGGGGGTCATGACATGGCAAAAAGACAGAGGTAAACGTATGAATGAGTGGCTCAGCTCAGTGAGGCGGGAAAATAtaaggagaaagaaaacagccTGTGGCAAAACTTGCTGCCGCTCTGGTGGATGGTATTGTCGCTGTAGACGATGCCACCAACAAGGGGACAGTAGTAGCCGCACAAGATGGTGAACAGGAACAAATCAGAAGCAGACAAAGCACCTAAAAAAGGGCACGCGGTGGGTTGATCCAAGGTGGATCTTTGAGTGGGTAAAAGAAGAGGGCGTTGGATAAACATTGATGGCCCAAGTGCAGACGGGGAAAATCAACCGCTATCCCGGAGACAgacaaagatgaaagagaagagaatgagaatgagaggAAAAGGATAAAGACAAACAGCGACCAGTCAGTCAGTAGCACGCACCTTCAAACGCCGCCAACACGCTCCGCTTCGTCGTCTGGGTGGCCCTTGCATTCATCACGCTGGCAGTCTTTGCTGTACTGGGCCCGGATCCCGTCGACGAGTTTGTCAGATTCATAACCTCgatgcttttgcttttgctctcaGCGGCTGTAACTGTAACTTGGTCGAGGCCCTATCCCGGCTTCCCTTGCGAGCGAGACGCCACGGCCTGTCAGCATGGAGCAAAAGCGTCGATTCGACGACTTCCGAAGAGCTCTTGTTGGCCTGTGAGCGGGTGGAGCAACCAAGGTAGGCAAGGCATGCACGCACCCACACGATACGACTCAGGGCTCCGTTCCGTTAGTCAACGGTTTGGTTTGCGTTGTGTCTGGACTGATCTCAGATGATGCGAGCTAGACATGCGGCATCTGGAAGGGGGAATGATACGTGGTTGATCCGTATTCGCACGTGGCTAGGCGGATTGATTGGGTAGATCAGCAACGGTAGTGGTGAAGAGAATGGTGGAATAAAGGAAGCCCAGGACGAATGAGATGAGGAATTTGAGCTGATGCGATGCTGCCTTTAGCCGGCTGGTGCGGAGAAATCCGAGGAGTGGCGACAAGCAAGTCGAGAAACAAAATAGCGGATGATTGTTAGTTGTTGAAGAGACGGAAATGCTAGTCTATAGCGCAAAgggatgatgtgatgatgcaGGGGAGTGAAGTGCAGAGAGCAGCGCGTGATATACAATGCAGAGGTAGAAAAAGGCGTTTGTGATGAAGTCAATTGAAGTTGGTTGGTTGAACAAACAAACGGCAACACGGAAAAGTATAAAATACCTGGGT contains these protein-coding regions:
- a CDS encoding lactonase, 7-bladed beta-propeller domain-containing protein; translation: MKFSSTLSAALAASPALAAPTSEAASSAKVVYANSGHIYLASYDGTKFTTTVNSSFRNTDPSWLAYVPPSSLYAVNDIASNTFLYNIDVNGNAIKQVTNKQGSGGVVHLEVNKANTRMLGAGYGSGKIDVWNIENGGLTLIKSIQSTGPLGPNPDRQDAPHPHQTVNDPTGRFFVANDLGTDSILVIDSQNDAFNIVNRFPVVPAGAGPRHGVFFPFGAAQATHYFLLCEMGNVVIAYKVTYTDDGRGMTFETTQVLNTFGPNTNAPAGAGAGELVLSPDNKDLYLSNRLTGQATDNIAHVKIIDNGAGNLRLLWINSVSSGGTGPRMFSISNDGSSLFVTNQDGALGVAAISRKADDGSLDTNFHGTISSSAFGQSGQGPQYIKQIQ
- a CDS encoding protein kinase domain-containing protein — encoded protein: MPLRLRPGYPHSSSSHHLFASSSSSSSSAHRLYTDGRDQSAGYQPKARVTERYRIIGFISSGTYGRVYKAVSRASNGEVAIKKFKPDKEGEQVSYTGISQSAIREMSLCSELRHSNVIRLVEIILEDKCIFMVFEYAEHDLLQIIHHHTQQPRHPIPPATVKSIMFQLLNGCQYLHTNWVLHRDLKPANIMVTSGGEVKIGDLGLARRFDKPLHSLFSGDKVVVTIWYRAPELILGSYHYTPAIDMWAVGCIFAELLSLRPIFKGEEAKMDSKKTVPFQRNQMHKIAEIMGMPTKERWPLLPAMPDHHQNPPSRGYATTSSLEKWYYSTINNNSGAGSAASGPNGQPALQSLGAEGYKLLAGLLEYDPEKRLTAAQALQSVFFSSGDRVSANCFEGVKVEYPHRRVSQDDNDIRTSSLPGTKRSGLPDDTLLRPAKRMKE
- a CDS encoding ADP-ribosylation factor family domain-containing protein, producing MGGQLSKVMSKIFGSKEMRLLMLGLDAAGKTTILYKLKLGQDVTTIPTVGFNVETVTYKNVKFNVWDVGGQDKIRPLWRHYFSGTQGLIFVIDSSDRARMDEARQELHRIINDREMKDSLLLVFANKQDLKEAMSPQEVTEALQLSKLKDKVWYVVPSCATTGEGLLEGLAWLSNNVKAPAAPVKK
- a CDS encoding SGF29 tudor-like domain-containing protein, with amino-acid sequence MANRKTQREISNLAEDLGPYYSQPGRRDMSQRNRSGRGSNRNNGGAHGEEVQIWDEAKASFNDLINGINSDNDNLGQLVNMDKQAGTMDSDSVPTDTMKQMEELCRSGVKKSEDNITAAKNLMERLKVIRAVVVAKEQAEAPPTGPSKRSTTRTDSAAAAAASLYEFNEPGDSPVPSPMADSVEPPGSTSGAAGSSTNKSKILFSKGDEVAFKPKAVNGEQTSDWILGEVAQVLGEGKSRRYKVIDIEPDDQSKQKEYRSSASSMIPITPESQASSLKDYEAGHVVLALYPQTTTFYKAEVHSMTSTGKVDLKFEGENDSTTLQQVERRYVIEYRV